From a region of the Acanthochromis polyacanthus isolate Apoly-LR-REF ecotype Palm Island chromosome 3, KAUST_Apoly_ChrSc, whole genome shotgun sequence genome:
- the LOC110972123 gene encoding NACHT, LRR and PYD domains-containing protein 1a-like, with product MWNRVYIQQSVTMCVCVCVCVCVCVCVCVCVSVCLCVSVCVCVCLCLVLTTFTFAHTVFQSGDLYWVSAVSWTGTLITALKFTFRQQYFTGGLKFYATFYCLCNIVNHSCPSFVNVLFKISFSFITNSSDVSDLTLGPSKTKTQLDWLKDKPEKIKTPSRFTPDLVKEDGVTSYRFKGLRPGVFQCDLTRLVFTMTRQGEVLYRIIQWDEGLLLSAKKVPAGPLFNIQGSENAVSQLHLPHCENQPYGRNELLYVAHIDDDGMSIIQPEEITDTHVVVSVPHFSAFGLVWDVVMSLLNIQKPIRGQVLLFHRLYMRQSQKLNIFLLPENVPLPEVKRQQGNAEYIEAPSSCQLIQDQTYSLHCPEAYRIQPECASFELKYGPNYHPTFEIRLPLSTEDTTVTVQDHEGKHAWEYHVELNGLTTALTSLALSTPSPVSDPARFPFPTKESGPDSSRQNLQRTQSFPGKEEEKLFSARTEFVNRVSTSVIKDLLDKLLQEKVVNSGEMESVRAMASRAEQARELIDMVLKKGQLACKILIDAFCELDPFLSEFLQLQ from the exons ATGTGGAATCGAGTATACATACAGCAGAGTgtcacaatgtgtgtgtgtgtgtgtgtgtgtgtgtgtgtctgtgtgtgtgtgtgtgtctgtgtgtctgtgtgtctgtgtgtgtctgtgtgtgtctgtgtgtgtctgtgtcttgtGTTAACCACCTTTACATTTGCACATACAGTCTTCCAGAGTGGAGACCTATATTGGGTAAGTGCAGTTTCATGGACTGGTACCTTAATTACTGCACTTAAATTTACTTTCAGACAGCAATACTTTACAGGAGGATTAAAGTTTTATGCTACTTTTTACTGCCTCTGTAATATTGTCAATCATTCATGTCCAtcatttgtaaatgttcttttcaAAATATCCTTTTCTTTCATAACAAATTCATCAGATGTCTCTGATCTCACACTGGGTCCaagcaaaaccaaaacacagcTTGACTGGCTGAAAGACAAGCCAGAGAAGATAAAG ACTCCATCACGGTTTACACCTGATCTGGTTAAGGAAGATGGAGTGACTTCGTACAG GTTCAAGGGCCTGCGTCCAGGTGTATTCCAGTGTGATTTAACTAGGCTGGTGTTTACAATGACCCGTCAGGGGGAGGTATTATACCGGATCATCCAGTGGGATGAGGGTCTCCTTCTCTCAGCTAAAAAGGTCCCTGCAGGTCCACTGTTTAACATCCAGGGTTCTGAGAATGCCGTCTCTCAGCTGCATCTCCCACACTGTGAAAACCAACCCT ATGGACGTAATGAGCTCCTGTATGTGGCCCACATCGATGATGATGGAATGAGCATCATTCAGCCGGAGGAGATAACGGATACTCATGTGGTTGTGAGTGTCCCACACTTCTCTGCCTTTGGCTTGGTATGGGATGTGGTCATGAGTTTACTAAACATCCAGAAACCAATACGTGGCCAAGTTCTGCTGTTCCACCGACTGTACATGAGGCAGAGTCAAAAACTCAACATTTTTCTACTGCCAGAAAACGTGCCGCTGCCAGAG GTGAAAAGGCAACAGGGAAACGCAGAGTACATCGAGGCTCCTTCTTCCTGTCAACTCATCCAAGACCAAACCTACAGTTTGCACTGTCCTGAGGCCTACAGAATACAACCTGAG TGTGCCTCATTTGAATTAAAGTATGGACCAAATTACCACCCGACTTTTGAGATTCGGCTACCTCTGAGCACAGAAGATACAACTGTGACAGTCCAAGACCATGAGGGGAAACATGCCTGGGAGTATCATGTTGAACTAAATG GTTTAACAACAGCCTTGACCTCACTTGCCCTGTCAACCCCATCTCCAGTCAGTGACCCAGCCAGGTTCCCATTTCCAACTAAAGAAAGTG GTCCAGATTCAAGTAGACAAAATCTACAAAGAACTCAGAGTTTCccagggaaggaggaggagaagctgtTCTCTGCTCGGACAGAGTTTGTTAACAGAGTGTCCACGTCTGTTATAAAGGATCTGCTCGATAAACTTCTGCAAGAGAAAGTTGTAAACAGCGGGGAAATGGAGTCCGTACGAGCAATGGCCAGCAGGGCAGAACAAGCAAGAGAACTGATTGACATGGTGTTGAAAAAAGGGCAACTGGCTTGTAAAATTCTGATTGATGCTTTCTGTGAACTAGATCCATTTCTTTCTGAATTCCTGCAATTACAGTGA